The proteins below come from a single Torulaspora delbrueckii CBS 1146 chromosome 5, complete genome genomic window:
- the VIP1 gene encoding inositol polyphosphate kinase VIP1 (similar to Saccharomyces cerevisiae VIP1 (YLR410W); ancestral locus Anc_4.276) has product MSSDESGDPKTSGASSEATNSEEQASMSPLLLDKKTKKAMESIAPILEGFIPKTSASENTSLKLPPSQVPYNDVLSDEEDVGVTLQKTLSRNSQPGTPNDRSRISHDTGEGENARSGSFLAQSETLSQSDTDRTEQDQLAELGKKTPIPGQHGFESLSSSATRAASPCGTTPNSTASSRKSSITAPKPQLPKIGKIGVCAMDTKVLSKPCRHILNLLIENGEFETVIFGDKVILDERVENWPTCDFLISFFSSGFPLDKAISYVKLRKPFTINDLMMQKVLWDRRLCLHVLAAAGVQTPPRLEISRDGGPRVDEELRTKLLTRGVDVKPIKPPKWQMIDDDTLEVDGKIMSKPFVEKPVDGEDHNIFIYYHSKNGGGGRRLFRKVGNKSSEFDPTLLGPRTEGSYIYEEFMDTDNFEDVKAYTVGEEFCHAETRKSPVVDGIVRRNTHGKEVRYITELTEKEKEMARQVSKAFSQMICGFDLLRVGGESYVIDVNGFSFVKDNTSYYESCARILRETFIQAKKKMNVQNRNLPAIKEEKTQKWVFKGLVTVIRHADRTPKQKFKHSFTSPIFISLLKGHKEEVVIRNVSDLRIVLQALKIAEEENAEDPAKLLVLSNALEKKLEFPGTKIQLKPVLNSENEVEKVQFILKWGGEPTHSARYQARDLGEQMRQDFDLLNKKILQNIKIFSSSERRVLLSAQIWAQALFGADELGSDEISVRKDLLDDSNAAKDLMDKVKKKLKPLLREGKEPPAQFAWPAKMPEPYYVIKRVVELMNYVQKIMHHNYETRDVSAMQAKWCCAEDPWLFKERWQKLFREFHNVEKVDPAKISELYDTMKYDALHNRTFLERIFDPCELTDQELGKHSLVDRYPINILAKNNFKIVDSTHSNSTSTKGGSSVGSLGWVLESGKPSPAASKSSSPFDDPRFMQFRELYKLAKVLFDFICPKEYGISDSEKLDIGLLTSLPLAKQILNDIDDMKNREEPACVAYFTKESHIYTLLNIIYESGIPMRIARNALPEFDYLSQINFELYESTDASGQKSHSIRLKMSPGCHTQDPLDVQLDDKHYISCIPKISLTKHLDMDYVQQKLRNKFGRVSMPQKFTPVNITSPNLTFQKDTSHHASVAGIQVECTTPPSEPLSNPHSSASIDKELE; this is encoded by the coding sequence ATGAGCAGTGACGAATCAGGGGATCCCAAGACGTCTGGCGCATCGTCCGAGGCCACAAACAGTGAAGAACAGGCATCTATGTCTCCCCTGCTGCTGGataagaagacaaagaaagCTATGGAATCGATTGCACCTATTTTAGAGGGTTTCATTCCAAAGACATCGGCTAGTGAGAATACTTCGTTAAAATTACCTCCTTCTCAGGTGCCTTATAATGATGTTTTatcagatgaagaagatgtggGTGTCACATTACAAAAGACGTTGAGCCGTAACTCTCAGCCTGGTACTCCAAATGATAGATCTAGGATTTCTCACGATACTGGAGAAGGTGAGAATGCTAGAAGCGGCTCGTTTCTTGCGCAATCAGAGACTCTGTCGCAGTCTGATACAGATCGCACCGAGCAGGATCAATTAGCTGAACTTGGTAAGAAGACACCAATTCCAGGTCAACATGGGTTTGAatcattgagctcttcGGCTACTAGAGCGGCTTCTCCTTGTGGAACGACTCCAAACTCCACCGCATCCTCAAGGAAATCATCGATCACAGCTCCAAAGCCTCAACTGCCTAAGATCGGGAAGATTGGTGTGTGTGCGATGGATACGAAAGTGCTTTCCAAGCCTTGTAGACATATCTTGAATCTGCTGATTGAGAATGGCGAGTTTGAAACAGTGATTTTTGGTGATAAGGTTATTCTCGATGAGAGAGTCGAGAATTGGCCTACTTGTGATTTTCTCATctcttttttctcttctgGCTTTCCATTGGACAAGGCTATTTCCTATGTCAAATTACGCAAACCGTTTACCATCAACGACTTGATGATGCAAAAGGTGCTGTGGGATAGAAGGTTGTGTTTGCACGTTTTAGCTGCGGCAGGCGTACAAACACCGCCAAGACTTGAAATCAGTAGAGATGGTGGACCAAGAGTGGACGAGGAATTAAGAACGAAACTTCTTACACGCGGTGTTGACGTCAAACCTATCAAGCCTCCCAAATGGCAGATGATTGACGATGACACCTTGGAAGTTGACGGGAAAATAATGTCTAAACCTTTTGTTGAGAAACCAGTCGACGGTGAAGATCataatatcttcatctaCTACCATTCTAAGAATGGTGGTGGTGGTCGTCGTTTGTTCCGTAAAGTGGGTAATAAGTCATCCGAATTCGATCCTACACTTTTGGGTCCAAGAACGGAGGGTTCTTATATTTATGAGGAGTTTATGGACACCGATAATTTCGAAGACGTGAAAGCTTACACAGTAGGTGAAGAGTTTTGTCACGCTGAGACAAGAAAGTCGCCTGTAGTTGATGGTATTGTCAGAAGAAATACGCATGGTAAAGAGGTAAGATACATAACCGAGTTGACTGaaaaagagaaggaaatggCTCGTCAAGTATCAAAGGCATTTTCACAGATGATTTGTGGATTTGATTTACTTCGTGTTGGAGGTGAAAGCTACGTCATTGATGTTAATGGGTTTTCCTTCGTGAAGGATAATACTTCATACTATGAGTCTTGTGCAAGAATCCTAAGGGAAACATTCATTcaagcaaagaagaagatgaacGTGCAGAATAGAAATCTACCTGCGATTAAGGAGGAAAAGACTCAAAAATGGGTTTTTAAAGGTTTAGTAACGGTTATCAGACATGCTGATAGGACTCCCAAGCAAAAGTTTAAGCATTCTTTCACCTCGCCAATATTTATCTCGTTATTGAAAGGACATAAGGAAGAGGTCGTAATCAGAAATGTCAGCGATTTGAGAATTGTTTTGCAAGCTTTAAAGATTGCAGAAGAGGAGAATGCAGAAGATCCTGCTAAATTGTTGGTGTTGTCAAACgctttggagaaaaagTTAGAGTTTCCAGGTACGAAAATACAACTGAAGCCAGTGTTGAACTCAGAGAATGAAGTAGAAAAGGTTCAGTTCATTTTGAAATGGGGCGGTGAGCCAACCCATTCTGCACGCTACCAAGCAAGAGATTTGGGTGAGCAAATGAGAcaagactttgatttattgaataaaaagattcttcaaaatatcaagattttttcctcatctGAAAGAAGAGTACTGTTATCTGCTCAAATATGGGCCCAGGCGCTGTTTGGTGCAGATGAACTGGGAAGCGATGAAATTAGTGTCAGAAAGGATTTACTGGATGATAGTAACGCAGCCAAGGATCTAATGGATAAGGTTaaaaagaagttgaaacCACTACTACGGGAGGGCAAGGAGCCTCCAGCACAGTTTGCTTGGCCCGCAAAGATGCCTGAACCTTACTACGTTATCAAACGTGTAGTTGAATTGATGAACTACGTTCAGAAAATCATGCATCACAACTACGAGACAAGAGATGTCAGCGCCATGCAAGCCAAATGGTGTTGCGCAGAAGACCCTTGGCTattcaaagaaaggtgGCAAAAGCTTTTCAGGGAGTTCCATAACGTTGAAAAGGTCGATCCTGCAAAAATATCGGAGCTTTATGACACAATGAAGTACGATGCTTTGCACAATAGAACTTTTTTGGAGAGAATCTTCGATCCATGTGAACTAACTGACCAGGAACTTGGGAAGCATTCTTTGGTTGATCGTTATCCAATCAACATTTTAGCAAAAAATAATTTCAAGATTGTGGACAGCACTCACAGCAACTCTACCTCTACGAAGGGTGGAAGCAGCGTGGGCTCGCTTGGTTGGGTACTCGAAAGTGGTAAACCTTCTCCTGctgcttcaaagtcttcatcaccatttgATGATCCAAGGTTCATGCAGTTCAGAGAGCTATATAAGCTTGCTAAAGTCCTCTTCGACTTTATCTGTCCAAAGGAATACGGTATTTCTGATTCTGAGAAGCTTGATATCGGGCTATTGACATCTTTGCCTTTGGCGAAacagattttgaatgacATAGATGACATGAAAAACAGAGAGGAGCCAGCTTGCGTTGCCTACTTCACCAAGGAGTCTCATATCTACACCTTGTTGAATATCATTTACGAGTCCGGTATACCTATGAGAATCGCTAGAAACGCACTACCGGAGTTCGACTACCTATCTCAAATAAATTTTGAACTTTATGAGAGTACTGATGCATCTGGTCAGAAGTCTCACTCGATTAGATTGAAAATGTCCCCGGGTTGTCACACGCAGGATCCCCTAGACGTTCAGCTTGACGACAAGCACTACATCAGTTgtattccaaaaatttctctAACAAAACATTTGGATATGGACTACGTTCAACAAAAGCTAAGAAACAAGTTTGGAAGAGTAAGCATGCCCCAGAAGTTCACACCAGTGAACATTACAAGCCCAAACTTGACTTTCCAGAAAGACACAAGTCATCACGCAAGTGTGGCAGGTATTCAAGTTGAGTGTACTACACCTCCTTCAGAACCACTGTCAAATCCTCATTCCTCAGCTTCCATCGACAAGGAGTTGGAATAA
- the UTP21 gene encoding rRNA-processing protein UTP21 (similar to Saccharomyces cerevisiae UTP21 (YLR409C); ancestral locus Anc_4.275), whose translation MTASEIVKKRKLDSPNRGSPAGSKVFAPFRVIGNISNRTPFAVGTLGSTFYIVTSVGKSFQIYDANNLHLLFVSQKETSSTITAFATHFHYVYAGFGNQVGIFRRGIQEHLIELDGDVIVQQLCVFGNFLCVSTDDNAVHIYKKASNQDKYATEFYTKLTVGELQGGAIVSLIHLATYLNKIIIVTKSNLLLFNIRTGKLLYTSDEFPDQITTAEPAPALDVLALGTVSGEVILFNMRKGRRIRTIKIPQARISSLSFRTDGSAHLSVGLGNGDLIFYDLDRRSRIHVLKNIHKESFGGASKACFLNGQPIVVTSGGDNQLKEYVFDPSLSQQDGEVVVQPPRFLRSRGGHSQPPSLITFADSNSHFLLSASRDRSLWAFSLRKDAQSQELSQRLHKKQDGGRIGGSTIREKFPEITAMAVENARVGEWENILTAHKNDKDARSWDMRNKRVGRWTFNTTDDGFVKAVAISQCGNFGFVGSSNGSIVIYNMQSGILRKKYKLHKKAVTGIALDGMNRKMVSCGLDGIVGFYDFNKSTLLGKLQLEAPITSMVYHRSSDLFALALDDLSIVVIDAVTQRVVRQLWGHTNRITAFDFSPDGRWIVSSSLDSTIRTWDLPTGGCIDGVKLESVATSVKFSPSGDLLATTHVTGCGICIWTNRAQFKAISTRTINEEEFTKLLLPNSSATGGGSALEGAFDGSSAEGDDQDFTSYQSVDQISEGLVTLSLGPRNKMHTLLHLDVIKQRSKPVEPPKKQEAAPFFLQLSGEKVGDEASAREGVSQESPEAIQKRQEMEAKSLTAEEQLNKFKPTGRLGFESKFTKLLRESSEIGDYASFLKYLISLSPGSVDLEIRSLDSYEPFSEMIWFINALKQGLESNKNIDLYEAFMSLLFKAHGDVLHANNQNEDLRLALSEWQSCHTAGDNLDNLIKYCAGVINFISGV comes from the coding sequence ATGACTGCAAGTGAAATTGTGAAAAAACGCAAATTAGATTCGCCTAATAGGGGCTCTCCGGCCGGTTCAAAGGTTTTCGCACCATTCAGAGTGATCGGTAATATCAGCAATAGGACGCCTTTTGCCGTTGGAACCCTGGGATCTACATTCTACATTGTTACTAGTGTGGGGAAAAGTTTTCAGATTTATGATGCTAATAACCTGCACTTGCTGTTTGTTTCACAGAAAGAGACATCTTCGACTATAACAGCTTTCGCTACGCACTTCCATTACGTATATGCTGGTTTTGGTAATCAGGTGGGAATATTCAGACGTGGAATCCAGGAACATTTGATCGAACTAGATGGTGATGTGATTGTACAACAATTGTGTGTCTTTGGTAACTTTCTCTGTGTCTCGACAGATGATAACGCTGTTCACATCTATAAGAAAGCATCAAACCAGGATAAGTATGCCACAGAATTTTATACAAAATTGACTGTTGGTGAGTTGCAAGGTGGTGCCATTGTCTCATTAATCCATCTAGCCACTTATCTGAACAAAATTATCATTGTCACTAAATCCAACTTATTGTTATTCAACATCCGTACTGGCAAACTCCTTTACACATCTGATGAGTTTCCTGATCAAATTACAACTGCAGAGCCAGCTCCTGCGCTGGATGTTCTGGCCCTGGGAACCGTCTCTGGGGAAGTGATACTCTTCAATATGAGAAAAGGCAGAAGGATTCGTACAATTAAGATCCCACAGGCCAGAATTTCCTCATTGTCCTTCAGGACTGATGGTTCAGCACATTTGAGTGTCGGATTGGGTAACGGTGACCTGATCTTTTATGACCTGGATAGGCGCTCAAGAATTCATGTTCTAAAGAATATACACAAGGAATCCTTCGGCGGTGCCAGCAAAGCTTGCTTCTTGAATGGACAGCCAATTGTCGTGACATCAGGTGGTGATAATCAGTTGAAAGAGTACGTTTTCGACCCTTCTTTATCACAGCAAGATGGTGAAGTTGTTGTTCAGCCACCAAGATTTCTACGTTCGAGAGGTGGTCACTCTCAACCTCCATCGTTAATCACATTTGCAGATTCCAATTCTCATTTCCTGCTATCAGCCTCTAGAGATAGGTCACTATGGGCTTTTTCGCTTAGAAAAGATGCCCAATCGCAAGAGTTGTCACAGAGACTTCATAAGAAGCAGGATGGTGGGAGAATTGGAGGTAGCACTATAAGGGAAAAGTTTCCTGAGATAACTGCAATGGCTGTAGAGAATGCTAGGGTTGGTGAGTGGGAGAATATTTTGACAGCACATAAAAATGATAAAGATGCACGCTCCTGGGACATGCGTAACAAGAGAGTTGGTCGTTGGACGTTTAATACAACCGATGATGGTTTTGTAAAGGCTGTCGCTATATCGCAATGTGGTAACTTCGGTTTTGTGGGGTCTTCTAATGGAAGTATAGTAATTTACAATATGCAAAGTGGGATCTTGCGAAAGAAGTACAAGTTGCATAAGAAGGCTGTTACAGGAATTGCCCTTGACGGTATGAACAGGAAGATGGTCTCCTGCGGTTTAGATGGGATAGTCGGATTCTACGACTTTAACAAATCAACACTTTTGGGTAAACTACAATTAGAGGCGCCTATTACATCGATGGTTTATCATCGCTCATCAGATCTATTCGCCTTAGCTCTTGATGATCTTTCTATCGTGGTCATTGATGCCGTTACTCAGAGAGTTGTTCGTCAGTTATGGGGTCATACCAACAGAATTACAGCTTTTGATTTCTCTCCAGATGGACGCTGGATTGTGTCAAGTTCCCTGGATTCGACGATTAGAACCTGGGATTTGCCTACTGGTGGCTGCATAGACGGTGTTAAGTTGGAGTCTGTCGCTACTAGCGTCAAGTTCTCACCCAGTGGTGATCTATTGGCTACCACGCATGTCACAGGTTGCGGAATTTGTATCTGGACCAACAGAGCACAATTCAAGGCAATTTCCACTAGAACTATAaatgaggaagaatttaCCAAATTATTGCTACCTAACTCTTCGGCAACTGGGGGTGGATCAGCTCTAGAAGGTGCATTTGACGGCTCATCCGCCGAGGGTGACGACCAGGATTTCACAAGCTACCAATCAGTTGATCAGATAAGCGAAGGTCTTGTGACACTATCCCTTGGCCCTAGAAATAAGATGCATACCCTTCTTCATCTGGATGTCATCAAACAACGGTCAAAACCAGTGGAACCACCTAAAAAACAAGAGGCCGCACCATtctttttgcaattgtCTGGTGAGAAAGTTGGTGACGAGGCATCTGCGAGAGAGGGTGTCTCTCAGGAAAGTCCTGAGGCTATCCAAAAGCgtcaagaaatggaagcTAAATCACTGACAGCCGAAGAACAGCTTAATAAGTTTAAACCAACTGGTCGTTTAGGTTTTGAGTCTAAATTCACAAAGCTGCTTAGAGAAAGCTCTGAGATAGGTGACTATGCcagcttcttgaaatatttgattAGTCTTTCACCTGGATCAGTTGATCTCGAAATCAGGTCACTAGATTCATATGAGCCATTTTCCGAGATGATTTGGTTCATCAACGCTCTGAAACAAGGTCTTGAGTCGAATAAGAACATTGACCTATATGAAGCTTTCATGAGCTTACTATTCAAGGCCCATGGTGACGTTTTACATGCAAATAATCAGAATGAGGACCTCAGGCTTGCGCTTTCGGAGTGGCAGTCATGCCACACTGCAGGGGACAATCTTGACAATCTCATTAAATATTGTGCTGGTGTTATCAATTTCATATCTGGTGTTTAG
- the VAM6 gene encoding Vam6p (similar to Saccharomyces cerevisiae VAM6 (YDL077C); ancestral locus Anc_4.274), with protein MLRSRLTDTVDSPNVTAILHSPEARKLLVAKGNGDIEIYYREHDKLKLYQTYPELLQSSETEESRIFGLYESYELSTVFARCDKSLLLFNSTNLHQYDRVVDRRGIENCWVFEVCLLSSDEKRTFLMYSIRNTPKLRMLIWKGRAYKKIVEATLSRDKETVQSAQAGKSGILIATNLGVYHWSYGESVLSRIEKIVRRRYPQDPMRLLADLKSLCDKKSEKSEVLSDAQSYKSSSQLTKKSSILNFWSRDHRRRARLDTVRFLFSPGIDENLLLDGMTNNLFTLEMTNSQLPYMIASNHTQFAVWNSNFSHIQYLSLNLLMMNSDSTVRFVDYENGFIFLEQEVPQGVKEVKSIDASHFIVLTAGGQLQLYHFKVDDGSEDSFEDDESICGLQYDSDFYQLWRKVLFYGFFLASPDRLELCSSDNTEQSLDICALKLRDLTVMWCLEIFDRLPSHTSLPSKHNRVDENCSKLESLIVEKITDKLIDFWAPPQLIILKTFPPNIARLVGEITNQGHHCMLEESDSKKSYHLSQDLLRKSLLPYLIQIRRPLKLLLKEDNVVWEYSGRKLKVGVDFFLIDKHDSAKVSTLLALIDTVLFMTYLLYFPSMISPFLSVDSMCDYSTVVKELRKRHMFQDLVCFYFQRKEHTEALKFLTDLADDLPQEPNKQELQSGVKLLVIDYLKKLSDENLNLIFQYSDWLLERSSSKRSTLESIFINDSPAYATRNHYEVYRYIDRHDPELALEYLEFAISTFRLQDIKLHTTLIKRYFENLDDAKVRLKLRSILETTSAYEPRTILRLLEENSATGEKALSDEEKNFLEYLKIFPLQKLKSFKQAVDILYEKLSDYNSTSVFCEKVYENNTQEGQEILEYLFKKIIASTQEPQNPQIANFIREHGSKLNVVDVCKLLPSNLMLSDLKQVLLQTIKLHSIEKDSARVRRGLLQADLVLKNNELNKSLSKYVVLDEGYKCPICKKSFSSFTTDTALWFTIDGRDVVVHYTCGKTLEAKIQSKSAKAKIRGTRTVSDLKGYE; from the coding sequence ATGCTCAGATCGAGGCTCACGGACACTGTCGACTCTCCCAATGTCACGGCCATATTGCATAGTCCAGAGGCTCGAAAATTGCTTGTCGCTAAGGGGAATGGTGACATAGAGATCTATTACCGCGAACACGATAAACTAAAGCTTTACCAGACATATCCGGAGCTTCTACAAAGCTCTGAGACAGAGGAGTCCCGTATCTTTGGCCTTTACGAGTCGTACGAGCTGTCAACAGTTTTCGCTAGATGCGATAAATCACTTCTATTATTCAATAGCACTAATTTGCACCAATATGATAGAGTTGTTGATAGAAGAGGTATTGAGAATTGTTGGGTATTTGAAGTATGCTTACTAAGCTCCGACGAGAAGAGGACTTTCCTCATGTATTCAATCAGGAATACTCCCAAATTGAGGATGCTTATATGGAAGGGAAGGGCGTACAAGAAGATCGTTGAAGCAACCCTATCAAGAGACAAAGAAACCGTTCAATCAGCGCAGGCTGGAAAAAGCGGTATCTTGATAGCGACTAACCTGGGCGTTTATCACTGGTCCTATGGTGAATCTGTGCTTTCGAGAATAGAAAAAATCGTTAGACGAAGATACCCACAAGACCCAATGCGTTTACTAGCTGACCTAAAATCACTATGCGATAagaaaagtgaaaaaagtgaGGTTTTGAGTGATGCGCAGTCGTACAAGTCAAGTAGTCAACTCACTAAGAAATCAAGCATTCTGAATTTCTGGTCAAGGGATCATCGGAGAAGAGCTCGACTTGACACTGTACGATTTTTGTTCAGTCCTGGTATCGATGAAAATCTTCTGCTGGATGGTATGACAAATAACCTTTTCACCTTGGAGATGACGAACTCACAACTTCCTTATATGATTGCATCAAATCACACTCAATTTGCTGTTTGGAACAGCAATTTCTCGCATATCCAGTATCTTTCATTAAATCTTCTCATGATGAACAGTGATAGTACGGTCAGATTTGTTGACTACGAAAATGGATTCATATTTCTGGAGCAAGAAGTTCCTCAAGGCGTGAAAGAAGTCAAGAGTATTGACGCTTCACATTTTATCGTTCTTACTGCAGGCGGACAATTACAACTATATCACTTTAAAGTAGATGACGGCTCTGAGGATAGTTTTGAAGACGACGAGTCTATTTGCGGTTTGCAGTACGATTCTGATTTTTATCAATTGTGGAGAAAAGTTTTGTTTTATGGGTTTTTCCTAGCTTCTCCAGATCGGCTAGAGTTATGCTCTTCCGATAATACAGAACAATCGCTAGATATTTGCGCACTCAAATTGAGGGACCTAACAGTTATGTGGTGCCTGGAGATTTTCGACCGTCTTCCTAGCCATACGAGCCTTCCGTCCAAACACAATCGCGTTGATGAGAATTGCTCCAAACTAGAATCACTAATCGTCGAAAAGATAACAGATAAACTTATAGATTTTTGGGCTCCACCACAATTGATCATTCTGAAGACTTTCCCACCAAATATTGCTCGGCTGGTTGGAGAAATCACTAATCAAGGGCATCATTGCATGCTAGAAGAAAGTGATTCTAAGAAAAGTTATCATTTATCTCAAGATCTTCTGAGGAAGTCGCTCCTTCCTTATCTCATTCAAATTAGGAGGCCACTCAAATTACTACTAAAAGAAGACAATGTAGTGTGGGAGTATTCCGGAAGAAAGCTTAAAGTTGGGGTGGATTTCTTTTTAATAGACAAGCACGACTCTGCAAAGGTTTCCACCTTATTAGCTTTGATCGATACTGTGCTCTTTATGACTTACCTGCTGTATTTCCCCAGCATGATTAGCCCTTTCCTTTCGGTGGATAGTATGTGTGATTACAGCACGGTGGTGAAGGAACTCCGCAAGCGTCATATGTTTCAAGACCTTGTTTGCTTTTACTTCCAAAGGAAAGAGCATACAGAAGCACTTAAGTTTTTGACGGATCTCGCAGATGATCTTCCCCAGGAGCCTAATAAGCAGGAGTTGCAGAGCGGTGTCAAGCTTTTAGTTATTGACTATCTCAAAAAGCTCTCTGACGAAAACCTGAATCTAATATTTCAGTACAGTGATTGGCTTTTGGAAAGATCCAGCTCGAAGAGATCTACGCTTGAAAGCatattcatcaatgacTCTCCAGCTTATGcaacaagaaatcattACGAAGTCTATCGCTATATCGACAGGCACGACCCCGAGCTGGCCTTGGAATACCTTGAGTTCGCTATTAGTACCTTTCGGTTACAAGATATCAAGCTACACACaacattgatcaaaagatattttgaaaatttggatgatgCCAAAGTAAGACTCAAACTGAGATCCATATTAGAGACAACCTCTGCTTACGAACCGCGGACAATCTTGAGGCTACTGGAAGAAAATAGCGCCACTGGTGAGAAAGCCTtatctgatgaagaaaaaaacTTTCTCGAGTATCTCAAGATATTTCCACtacaaaagttgaaaagtttcaaacAAGCGGTTGATATCTTATATGAGAAACTCTCTGATTACAACAGCACATCCGTATTTTGTGAAAAAGTTTACGAGAATAACACAcaagaaggccaagaaaTCCTTGAATACCTattcaaaaagataatAGCATCCACTCAAGAGCCTCAGAACCCTCAAATTGCAAATTTTATCCGGGAACATGGATCGAAACTCAATGTCGTTGATGTTTGTAAGTTATTGCCAAGTAACCTCATGCTTTCTGACTTGAAGCAAGTACTGCTGCAAACAATAAAACTCCACTCGATCGAGAAAGATAGTGCAAGGGTTAGAAGAGGTCTTCTTCAGGCGGATCTTGTACTGAAAAACAACGAGCTGAATAAAAGCTTGTCTAAATACGTTGTTTTGGATGAAGGTTATAAATGCCccatttgcaaaaaatcGTTTTCGAGCTTCACCACAGATACAGCGCTGTGGTTTACCATTGATGGTAGAGATGTTGTAGTGCACTATACTTGCGGCAAGACTTTGGAGGCAAAGATTCAAAGTAAATCTGCCAAGGCCAAAATAAGAGGCACCCGAACCGTATCAGACCTCAAAGGGTACGaataa
- the BLS1 gene encoding Bls1p (similar to Saccharomyces cerevisiae YLR408C; ancestral locus Anc_4.273) — protein MTNKNDLDQLVNGICKSTLETGASKTLQEIESNNEYIMNTQLRKLLKLHDKSFKEKCVAPVIALYDKYNERVLEEGDLQNWAELIDRDIRVLEVAMQLISESKK, from the coding sequence ATGACTAACAAGAATGATTTAGATCAATTGGTAAATGGTATATGTAAATCGACTCTGGAAACTGGAGCCTCTAAGACTTTGCAAGAAATTGAGTCCAATAATGAGTATATAATGAACACACAACTACGGAAACTGCTGAAATTGCATGACAAGAGTTTTAAGGAGAAGTGTGTAGCACCAGTTATAGCCCTCTATGACAAGTACAACGAGCGAGTactggaagaaggtgatttgcaaaattggGCTGAACTGATCGATCGAGATATTAGGGTGCTAGAAGTTGCCATGCAATTAATTAGCGAATCCAAAAAATAG
- the GAG1 gene encoding Gag1p (similar to Saccharomyces cerevisiae YLR407W; ancestral locus Anc_4.272): protein MSTRREKKSLSRTLRRWAVALRKATHGALNHMDEGSHGDDRINTLFHGEAGKLTEAAGMDRDSGASSTPVCMSEMRLTTETEESEHSTQNDRSSRDGEDADGEEEIEDDEISESFLRFDAVAECERLRIQSPGPFCKGYDIWDHRRALWLKPTVSRTKIQESEGRREVFAKIPQNYYTRIYKRLVMDNKPLREPMNLQDAIQIINAGWIETRKWEDAANGLA, encoded by the coding sequence ATGAGTACTAGAagggagaagaagagtttgtcGCGTACTTTGCGCAGATGGGCTGTTGCTTTGAGGAAAGCTACCCATGGAGCTTTGAACCACATGGATGAGGGAAGTCATGGCGATGACCGTATCAACACTTTGTTCCACGGTGAGGCTGGGAAACTTACCGAAGCGGCCGGGATGGATAGAGATAGTGGTGCTTCGTCAACGCCCGTTTGCATGTCAGAGATGAGATTGACCACAGAGACAGAGGAATCTGAACATAGTACTCAGAATGACCGTTCGTCCAGAGATGGAGAGGATGCTGATggagaggaagagattgaggatgatgagataTCGGAGTCTTTCCTGAGATTTGATGCTGTCGCAGAATGTGAAAGGCTGCGAATACAGTCGCCTGGACCTTTTTGCAAAGGCTACGACATTTGGGATCATAGAAGAGCTCTATGGTTAAAACCCACAGTAAGTCGTACCAAGATTCAAGAGAGCGAAGGGAGGAGGGAAGTTTTCGCAAAGATACCGCAAAACTATTACACTAGAATTTACAAAAGGTTAGTGATGGATAATAAACCGCTACGAGAACCTATGAATCTACAGGATGCTATACAAATTATAAACGCAGGATGGATAGAGACAAGAAAATGGGAAGACGCCGCTAACGGATTAGCATAA